A single region of the Penaeus vannamei isolate JL-2024 chromosome 23, ASM4276789v1, whole genome shotgun sequence genome encodes:
- the LOC113805285 gene encoding trigger factor gives MRSTVLVLLVVLVASAQAGWFFNSNEGEESHKIEKRDDDDNTDGSGEGDGGSGDSDETQDPDDDDDEEEEEDDEEDDYEDDEEYPDDDDE, from the exons ATCAACTGTGCTTGTGCTCCTGGTGGTGCTTGTAGCCTCTGCTCAAGCCGGGTGGTTCTTCAATAGCAACGAGGGCGAGGAATCACATAAGattgagaagag ggatgatgatgacaacaccgATGGCAGTGGAGAAGGTGACGGCGGAAGCGGAGACAGTGACGAAACCCAAGATccagatgacgatgatgatgaagaggaggaggaagatgacgaggaggacgactacgaagatgatgaggaataccctgatgatgatgacgagtag